One Rosa chinensis cultivar Old Blush chromosome 3, RchiOBHm-V2, whole genome shotgun sequence DNA window includes the following coding sequences:
- the LOC112193567 gene encoding eukaryotic translation initiation factor NCBP, whose translation MDLIAAEKKESDNSHSENHNSYARALIDSTAPTTDNTKEADDERDLRAGLHPLKNKFVFWYTRRTPGIRSQTSYEDNIKKIVDFSTVEGFWVCYCHLARPSSLPSPTDLHLFKEGIRPLWEDSANCNGGKWIIRFKKVVSGRFWEDLVLALVGDQLDYGENICGAVLSIRFNEDIVSIWNRNASDHQAVMALRDAIKRNLKLPHSYVMEYKPHDASLRDNSSYRNTWLRG comes from the exons ATGGATTTGATTGCTGCAGAGAAGAAGGAATCGGACAACAGCCACAGCGAGAATCATAATAGCTATGCAAGAGCACTTATAGATTCTACCGCTCCTACTACCGATAACACCAAGGAAGCCGACGACGAACGCGACCTCAGAGCTGGCCTCCATCCCCTCAAG aacaaATTCGTATTTTGGTACACTCGCCGAACACCAGGAATTCGAAGCCAGACGTCTTATGAAGACAACATAAAGAAAATTGTCGATTTCAGCACG GTTGAAGGTTTTTGGGTGTGCTATTGCCACCTAGCCCGTCCTTCCTCACTGCCTAGCCCAACTGACTTGCATCTGTTCAAGGAGGGAATTCGCCCTCTTTGGGAG GACTCTGCTAATTGCAATGGTGGGAAATGGATAATACGATTCAAAAAGGTTGTCTCAGGCCGCTTTTGGGAGGACCTC GTTCTTGCCTTGGTGGGTGACCAACTTGACTATGGAGAGAACATATGTGGTGCTGTACTAAGCATTAGATTCAATGAGGATATAGTGAGTATCTGGAATCGTAATGCTTCTGATCATCAG GCTGTAATGGCTTTAAGAGATGCAATTAAGCGGAACTTGAAGCTTCCACACAGCTATGTCATGGAATACAAGCCTCATGATGCTTCACTCCGTGACAATTCATCATATCGAAACACTTGGTTGAGGGGTTAG